The segment GGTTGGCCACCAGGTGATTCGTATTGCCGAACTGCATGGGCTGGCCGCTGGCTTCGACGATGGCTTTCGGGTCCGTCGAGTACTCGCGCAGCAACGGATGGCGGAAGGCGGCCATGGCCAGCTTGCCCAGGTCGCGCGCGCTGGCCACGTTCATCTTCGACAAGCCGCTGGAATCGACATAATGCGTATCCATCATGCCCAGCTGGCGCGCCTTGCTGTTCATGGCGTCGACAAAGGCCGGCAAGCCGCCCGGATAATTGCGACCCAACGCCGAGGCGGCGCGGTTTTCCGAGCTCATCAGGGCGATGTGCAGCATATTCGCGCGCGTCAATTGCGAGCCCACTTTCAGGCGCGAGCTGCTGAACTTGGCCCGGTCGACGTCCTCGTCCGTGATCGTCAGCAATTCATCCATGTCCTGGTGCGCTTCGACCACCACCAGGCCCGTCATCATCTTGGTGATGGAGGCGATGGGCAGGGCAACATTTGAATTCTTTTCAAACAGCACTTCCGAATTGTTCTGGTCCAGCACCAGCGCCACGCTCGATTTGAGGTCGAGCGGATCGCGCGTGAGGTTCAGGCCGGCCAGGTCGCCCATGGTGGGCATCGGCGCGGCCATGGGAACGGCCACGCTGCTGACCTTTTGATAGATGACCTTGCGTTTGCCGCGCACCATGACGACCCGGCGCACGGTCTTTTCGCGCGGTGCGGCCGTCGCGCCCTTGCGCAGCACGACTTTG is part of the Janthinobacterium sp. 67 genome and harbors:
- the pbpG gene encoding D-alanyl-D-alanine endopeptidase, whose amino-acid sequence is MAKFKLALGVLASLLFALAPAAAVHAKEANGKSSASKKHNTKKVKVVLRKGATAAPREKTVRRVVMVRGKRKVIYQKVSSVAVPMAAPMPTMGDLAGLNLTRDPLDLKSSVALVLDQNNSEVLFEKNSNVALPIASITKMMTGLVVVEAHQDMDELLTITDEDVDRAKFSSSRLKVGSQLTRANMLHIALMSSENRAASALGRNYPGGLPAFVDAMNSKARQLGMMDTHYVDSSGLSKMNVASARDLGKLAMAAFRHPLLREYSTDPKAIVEASGQPMQFGNTNHLVANPGWEIGLQKTGFINEAGRCLMMQAVIEGRAVIMVFLDSKGKQSRTADAGRMRKWLEALKPANMSLPGG